The region GAAAAAATTTCCGGTGGCTCGCTACTCGCTGGTGGAGGTTAAGCCCCACTCCGGCCGTTATCATCAGATCCGTCGCCATTTCAACCGTATCTCTCACCCCTTGCTTGGCGATGCCTATCACGGCGATTCCCACCATAATCGTTTTTTCAGAAATGACTTGGGAATCGCGGGTTTATGTCTGAAAGCTCGCAGCATCGAGTTCACGCACCCCTGGACAGGGGAATCTCTTTATATTGAATCTCCCACTTGTGAAAAATGGGACAAGATTCATTTTCTGTTCGATGCGACCAAGCCGCTCGGTGATAAGCTGAAATCCCCTTTGACGACCTAAATCTTCAGGCGTACAAACAGCCTCCTTCACGAGGTTAAATCCATGGTTACGTCCAAATCCCAAGCGTTGCAAAAGTTGCTTCTGGTTGTGGGGCTCTTGTTTTTTCTTTTAGTTTCCTTGAATGCACACTCTCAGACCATTCAGCACAACATGAATGTCGAATTAATTCCGGGCTTGAAATCCATCAAAGTCGTAGACACGCTTCGCTTTCCGAAAGATACTCCCCGCAAAATCAGTTTTCTTTTACACAAGGATCTAAGCGTAGCCGTATTAAGCGCTGATGATACTTTAACAGTTTTACATGCGGCTTCTGGCGATGAAACGTTCACGGAGTATGGTCTCACTTTGGGTGAAGGAAATGAGATTGCGACTCTTGCGTACGGTGGAGTGATTTCGGGTTTGATATCTAACGAAGGAGCTGCATTATTTGGCGAAACCTATTGGTATCCCAAATTCTTAGGTCAAATGATCAGCTTTGATGCGACTGTAAAAGCGCCCAGCTCTTGGCGTGCGCTGATGCAAGGACAAGTAGCGAAACTTGAGGCAGGTCCAGACTTTACGATCACTCGCTATAATGAAATCTATCCCCAGCAAGACATGTATTTAATCGCTGCGGCTTTCAAGATTTATAGTTTAACGGCTAACGATGGAAAACTCTACCAGGTCTTTCTTCGTAAAGATGATTCCGCACTGGCACAAAGCTATCTGTCACTGATTCCCGAATACATCCGCCATTATTCAGAAATTTTGGGAGCTTACCCTTACTCCTCCTTTAGCGTTGTTGAAAATATGTGGGAGTCTGGTTACGGAATGCCCGGCTTTACGTTACTGGGGCCTTCGGTGATCCGCTTACCTTTTATTCTGACAACATCGCTACCTCACGAGATTTTGCACAACTGGTGGGGCAACAGCGTCTATGTAAATTATGAATCCGGTAACTGGAGCGAAGGTCTTACGACTTATATGGCGGATTACTGGCAAGCTGAAAAGTCAGGCACCGCACGCGAATATCGAATGAATGTTTTGATGAACTATTCCGACTTCGTCGCAACCAATCCGGATAAAGATTTTGCTTTAAAGGATTTTCGCGGTCGTCACAGCTCCAGCACTCAAGCCGTGGGTTATGGTAAAACCATGATGCTTTTCACGATGTTGGAACATAAATTTGGAAAAGCCCTGGTGGATAAATCTTTGAGCCATTTTTATTCATCCCACCAGTTTCAGCAAGCCAGCTTCGTGGACATCCAAACAAGTTTTGAAAAAGTCACGGGGCATGATTTAAGTGGTTTCTTTGCGCAATGGGTGAACCGCACAGGGGCACCAGAAATTGCTTTGAGTGATGCGCGGGTGATGGGTTGGACCGATGGAAGATATAATGTCGCATTCGAACTTCGCCAGTTGCAAACTCCGGTTTATGACTTAGATGTTCCGGTGGTTTTAACTTTTGAAAACTCTCAAGAGATTCGTTTAAAAATTAAATTAAATAGTTCTCGTCAGCCCACAGTCCTTATGACGTCGCAACGTCCATTGAAAATTTCCGTTGATCCAGACTTTCTGGTTTTCCGAAAGCTTTACTCCGAGGAACGACCTGCCACTTTGTCTCAGATTTTTGGCTCCCCTTTGGTTCATTTTTATTCTGAGCGGGGTCACAAAGGTGCTGAAGGTTTCATTAAAGTTTGGAGTGGAAAAATCGAAGGTCGTACAACCTCACAATATATCGAAGACGGTGCTCCCCTTTCGGATGAAGGAGCGTTGGTCTTTGTGGGAGACGCCCCCGCATTTGCTGAGTTTGTGAGAGCGCAACTTCAAGATCAAAAATTCGAACTGACAAATCAGACCATCACCATTCAGGATCAAATTTTTGATTTAAAAGATACGAGCACCGCTCTGGTCATGGGCTTAAAAGGTCGTAAAGGCCAAACCTTGGCGTGGGTGCGTTGGAGTTCCGGCAGTGACCCGGAAGAGTGGGCCTCGCGTCTGACTCACTACGGAACCTTTGGAATCTTGGCCTTTAAAGGACGTCCCGTGGCTTTAAAAAGCAGCTGGCCTGTTAGCGCGACACCTCTGCAATCAGAATTCTAGCAGAAGGAAGCCGGACAGGATTTCCATGGGTTTTCAGGGTGATGACTTTTTTACCTTTGCAGAACAGTAATTAGCACATTTAGGGATGCTTATCATAGATTGGCAAACATGTTGGATGTCAAAAAACCAGGAATACTTTTAGCCTTCGCGCTTTTCTTTGCGATGCCCGTGCACGCCAAAAAAGTGTTCCGCGTTCTTATGGAAGATAATTGGCCTCCCTATGCCTATGTGAAAGACGGACAACCTGCTGGGCTTTCCATTGATCTCATCAAGGCTGCCATGCGCATCGAAGGCGCTGAAGTTCAAATCCAACAAGTCCCTTATTTGCGTTGCATGGCTTTGACCGAACCCGATGGCAAAGAAATCGCCTGCGCTAACACGGCTAAAAACGAAGAGTTGGCAGCGAAATACGTTTTTCCAACATCGTATTTGTTCCGCTCTCGTGGCCTGATAGTGGCAAGCAAACGTAAAATCAAAGAGTCTATCAGAAAATTTAAAAAAGTTTCTGACCTTGAATACAAAACGGTGGCACTCCCAAGTGGCTTTACCTTTGGCAAAGAATTTGACGATAACACGCGCATTTTGCGCTATTACACCGTCAACGACATGACGTCCCTTAAGCTGGTGGAATCAGGTCGAGTGAAATTCGCTGCGATTGATGAAATGGTTTTGTATTACTATCTGAATCATCATCCAGAACTGAAAGATGTCATCGTCCCGGTGATTGATTTGACGAACGAACCTATTTATATGCAGCTTTCAAAAACTCAACCTGAGGCTATCGAGCTTCGCGACAAGTTTGAGCGTGGCATGACGGCCCTCAAAGCCTCCCCAGAGTACGAACAGCTTTTACAAAAGTACCTGGGTAAAGGCGTTCCTGTAGATAAATTTAAATAATTAAAACGAATCCGAGTGAGCCATAATTCCAGGCTCACTCATCCAGCGAATTCCAGTTGCTGCTCTGACAGCATTTTCTGCATTAAGCAATCCTGCCCCATACTCGTTTTTAGAATTCTCCCCTGCCGGTGCCGATGCTGTTCGCATCAAGATCTTTTTGATCTCAGTGGATTTAAGCTTTTTATTAGCAGCCTTCATAAGGGCCACAACACCCGTTACGTGAGGCGCTGCCATGCTGGTACCACTCATCACTTGGAAACCCGTCGTGCCTGCTTGGAGCGTTGCTAAAACCCTTTCACCGCGGGAAACACGTTCCTGAATGGCCGTGGCATTTTTCTTTTCGATCATAAAAATCGAGATTGGCAGAGTCTTGCCTTCTTCCGTGAAGCGACCCACTTCAAGTCCGGGACGATTGTTCACAAAAATTATAGCGGCGGCCCCCGCTTTGATTGCGTTATTGATTTTATTCATGAATTTGCCAGAACCCCGACGAACCAAGGCAAAACCACCTTTGATATTCTTACGAGCAAAATCCCCAGGCGTGTCACCTTCACCGCAATCAACCAGCTCACCTTTTAAAGATCCACGAACCTCGCGCGTCCCACCAAATGTGCTTGCTAAAAACTTTACCGAAGAGCCATTTAAGAAATCAAAAAGGACGGAATACGATTTTCCCCGCGACAAAGGGAATGTCGAATAAACATCCACGCCAGGGGCTACCACCGAAAGCTCGGGTCCGTACTGTGAAAATGTCGCACGCACCAAGCGGGGGTCCACTGCCCCCACAGCGATGACTGTTGGTAAAGCTGCAGGAAAGAAAACACGGTTGGATCCCCAGTTTCCGCTGGATGCAACAACCGAAACTCCCGCTTTGTCGGCACGCTTGATCGCTTCATCTTGGGCGGGGGTTGAAGAAATTCCTGAAATAGAGATATTCATCACATCGACTTTTTGTGAAACTCCCCAATTAATAGCAGATACGATTGCAGCGGTTGAGCAACCTTTTTCAAAACACGCACGGGCCATTAAGATTTTTGCTTTCGGAGCAACACCCGAAAAACCATTCACATCTTGTTTGCCAGAAATTATTCCAGCGACATGCGTTCCATGACCACGAATATCGGTGATGTCACTGCCATCACTTTCTCCGGTGAAGTCGCGACCTTTTTCGAAACTGTCTTTTAAATAGGGATGATTTTTATCCAAGCCACTGTCGATCAATAAAACGCGAGCTCCCTGGCCTTGTTCAGAAGCTGGCCATGCGGCCTGCGCGTGGATGGCGCCTACTCCCCAAGGAATTCCTGCAACAGGAGCTTCAACCACCGGAGATTTGCCTTTGGACTTATCAAGATAAAGTGGAACTTCCATCTGATAGGGAATGATTTGATCTTTTTCGACATAGCCCACGTCTGGATTTTGTTTCAGGCGTTCAAAGTCTGCTTCGCTATCGGAATGAATGATATAGGAATTAATCTGCAATAAGCGTGATTCAATCGTCCCATCGATGTCTCGCTCAAAAGAGGGAGAGTTCCCAAACACAGGAAGCTGATCCTTCATCATAACGATGTAGCGAGCCGCAAACGCTTGCGGCATCAACAAGATCAGCAATGGAATCAACATCAAATTCTTCACTGGAGATCCTAATTATACTGAATCAAATAATCCCAAACCGGTCCGTATTGACGGTCAATTTGTGCAGACATTTTTTCGAGCAGTTCAATGTAGTAGTCATAATCGGAGTTTTCAGCTGCTTGCAGATGTTTGTGTGCCGTCATAATCATACTCTGCAGGGTTTTCGCTCTTTCAGGGACTGTTTTCCAATCTGCTTGCTGTGCACCCTGTTCAAGTTTTACCTGGGCCTGCAGACCATAGTGATCAGACAAAGGAGATTTCTGACCGCCGCGTAGATTGATTTGAGAACTTTGCAGCTGCCATTTCCAGTTCATGTTCTTTGTGATATTGGAAACAAAGATAAAATCTAAAATCCAATTGCCTTTCTCATCAGACAAAGGATTTTGCGTACCACAAAAAGTGCATTGCCCGTTATAACCAACCGTTTCTTCCTGCACATCGTGCACTCCAAGCAACATCTTAAAGAATTTCCACTCGAAGGAGTCGGAGGTGAAATTAAAATCACCCGTCACCACCCATGGATATTCCAAGTTGCGCAGACGCCACTGAAAAATGTCCAACACCTGCGCAATGCGTACACTGCCTGACATTGGATGGGTATGCACATTGGTCGCTAGGATCGGAGTGTTTACACCTGGCAGTTGAACCACCATGTTCATGAAACCTTTTTTAACTCCCAAGACATCCTTTAAAGAATCCATAAAGCCGTCAGAGTTCACCGCAAAAGTAAAAACGTCGGTGTGAGTAATTTGCCCCTTGGTCAGGGCCATCAAACCAATTTTTAGATCCATATTGGGTGCGCTGATGTTGAAAGAAGGTTGCAAATTTCCAATGAGAACATTTTGTTGCCCAGAATTCCAAACTTCTTGGAAATGAACGATATCACAAGGTGCACTTAAGATTTCTTTGGAAAGTGCTTCAGAGCGAGACGTGATGCTGGGAGCATACATTGGACCGTAAGTGTTAAAAGTCTGAATGCAAATAGCATGGCTTAGGGATGCCGCAAGCATCCACCCGGCAAAAATTGCCCACTTCATATTTCCCCTCCAGATGTAACCAGGCCTCTACCTTTGTCGGGAAAATAGAGGATTGCAACCATTATATGCAGTTTAAGATTAATGGCATTTTGGCCGATTTTAAGAACATATGAAAAGCAGAGTTTTCACAATCATTTCGGCACTTTCTCTGGTTCTAGCATCCTGTCAAACACCAGCGCCAATGGTCGTGAATGACCCATGCGATGCATCGCGCGATCCCGCGTCAGAAAGACTGATGTGCGCAAAGGTTTTTGAGAACTCTCAAGATCTTGCGCCGCCGATTACGGATCCGGCAGCCCCCGTCACTTTTAAAACCATCAACAAAAAATTAGAATGGGACAAATGGATTGAAACGGAAATTGATTTCCTTCGCTTTTACAGCGAGCGATCCTTGAAACGCGGCACCGACAGCAATGGTCTGCATGGCACTGAGGTTTGGGGCTTTGCAAATTATAAAGCCTATGTCGAAGCGCGCGATATTTTAAATAGAATCCCTATCGGAAAATTAGATATCAATCGTTCCCTGATAATGAAAATTCATGAAGCGGGCTCCGAAGGTATCAAAAAAGAAGCCTGGTTGATGGGTAAGCTTATGCCCAAGAACATGTCTGTCGGTAACAGTACAGGGTTTAAGGTTCGCCAAAACATCGGCGGAGATCCCGTCTTTCATCCCTTGAAAGAAAGTCAGTACGAAGCGTTAAAGTCCAATCCTTGGATCAAAAAATTCATCGAACTTCCTTGGCCATTAAGTCGCAAAGAAAAGCGTCGTGGATGGATTGTCTATGGAGATTACCGTACAGTTCAATCCGCTGTGAATGAACTGTCGACTTGGTACTATAAAAACAAGAAAACCATGGACCCCATTGATTTAGCGGCCGAGTTTCAGTACCGCTTTGTTTCAATCCATCCGTTCATCGATGGCAATGGCAGAACTTCGATGCTATTGGCAAACCGAATTTTGCAAGAAGCTGGTTATCCTGGCGTGATGAACACCTTCCCAGGTTATGACATTTACTATGACCTTGGAACTTGGAAGCAAGTCTTCCGCAACAGTGTTGCGCAGTACGGGGAAATGGTTCGAGATGTTGTAATATCAGATCCTGCCGTTCCCACCGTCAATAATATCAATCGCGACCATGAGCCGCGCACGGCTCTTTTGCCTCCCGAAGCCTCGAACGACAAAAAATCCCAATGGGGGGAACTGGATACCCGACTAAAAAAGAAGTTCAAATGGATGAACGACACTATTTCTGCAAAAAATAAGTTCATCAAAATCGGCGACGGAACTTACACGATGTTAACCGATGGGTTTTTCTATAATTCTATGGGAATCCCCCATGCGCTCTTCAATAGAAAGCTTTACCCGATCGCCGATCGCACGTACTTGCTTTATGGTGAAGGGGGCGAACTTGCCCCGCATGTATTTGCTCGTCGCAGTTTAACTCTCGCTCACCGCAAAGTTTTTAGAGATCACATGCAATACGCAATGGATTTACAAGCCGGGAAAATCCAAGCCAAGGACATCGAAGTGATTCCTTATGATGTGATTAAAAATGCCAATGAACGTGGTGATATTTACCTGCACCCTTGGCAGGTCAATGTGTTTGAAAATGCAATTACGATCAAGGACACAGATCCGCTTGCGATCTTAGCACAGACCCGCGGCTACCATACGGATTTTGAAAAAAGCTTCAACCAACGCACAGGCATCTCGATGTCTGACGTTGTGGCGCAATATCAGTTCATGGAGATGAAATTCTCGAAATACATGGATTACGCAAAATCTGTGAACAACACCAACATGATTAACACCATCATGAAAAGCCGCGAAAAATATTTTGAAGCGGCAAAATCAATTTTGGCCGAGGGTGAAAAACAGATCGAGAATGCTCCAGCATCTTTGCAAATCACAATTAAGAAGGCACCGAGAGTGACGTTCTTTGAAAAATACAAATCCTACACGAACCTGGCATTCCCTTCTTTAAAGCAGGCCTTGGATGCTCGGGGCGATGAAAATATCGTCCTGCTCCGCAGTGATATGGGTTCGGTTGAAAAAACGGGTTTTATTTCCAATCAATCCTATATTGATTTGGCAAAATCACTTCCCGGCTACGACTCATTCAAGCTTTGGGTCAAACAAATGAGAGACAAGGTTGGCGACGACAAGCACGAACCCAAAGGCCTTGAAGCGCAACTTAGGAAAATGATTCCGGGTTTTGATAAACTGGCGGTTCGAATTAATTCGGCACTGCAAAACAATCGCTATGATCGCCGGGGTGTAGCTGATGAGTTTGCTCGCGAGTTTGTTGATCATTACACGCATGCCTTGGATACACCATTAAAAGACCATATTTCATTATCAACATCCACAGACCTGTATTTCGCCTATATAGGACAAGGACTTGAACCAAATATCCCTTTCCTGGCTCCAGGTTTGGGCGGAGGCATCTATTTTGTCCGTTTGAACAAGAGCACACTGGCTTCGACAATGTCGACGCCTTACCCGACGGAGTTTGAAATCTTGTCTCAAAAGAACATCTCGCCGTTTAAAATTATCGATAAAGTGACGATCGAACACTTTAATAAGGAAAAAAATGAAAAGAAATATGAGACCATCAATGCGGCTGTGGATGAAGCCTTTTACGTATTCCCTGAATAAGTGAATAGGAAAACGACAGCGCCGTCTTATATTGAGAAAGAGCGCCCGTTATTCATTAAAAAAACAGCCGCCGTTCCAACAACACGATATATTTAAAGAAACGACGACTTCGGCCCCGCCGAAAACCGCAAACTAAGGACAAAAACATGGCAATCTTCAAGCACCGCAGAAAATTAATCGTCAACCGCGAGGTTCAGTACGATGCCTTGATGTTTGTGGGTCTGTTCGTAACGGGCATCTTTGTCGCCCAAGTCATCGCTGGTTGGGTTTTGATCAGCAAACTTGAAGACAAAGCGGCGGCGGGTGAATACGGTTCGATGTCGATTGCGGAATTCATTGCACGTCACAAAGTGATGTTTTTGATGAATGAATTTGTCGTGGTAATCGGCTGCTTGATCTTGGGCTTCTATCTTACAAATAGGGTCACAAGTCGTATTGTGGGTCCGCTCTTTAATATCCGCCGTATTTTAAATCGCGCTAGCCGCCAGGAAGAAGCCGCAGAGCCCGTTCAAATTCGTTTGCGTGAAGATGACTATTTCCAAGATCTTGCGAAAGATCTAAATGTAGCACTTCAAAAGAAAACGAAATAGAGCGAGTGTTCACTCCTCTGTATTAAAATAAATTATCTGATAGATTTTTAAACTCGGGGATTTTCTCTAAAGCCGGGATTTTCCATGTTCCATCCAGCACGGATTGTCGTGGCCAATACATGCGCATGACTAAGCTAAAATCTTCATTGGCTGGCGCAGGCAACCAATTCGACTCGAGGCTTTTTCCAGGTGAAACTGCCTGAACATAGATATCTATCGAACCATCCGTATTTTTCTTAAGTCCTTCGCTGCCTGTCAGAGCAAATCGATTCAATGAGTTGGGCACAAAAAATTTACGTGTGTTGTATAAAGACACCGACCAAAATCCTTGAACCGGAGGCAGTTTATCCTTAGGAAATTTAAGAAGATATTTAAACCCTCCGTTAAGTCGCTCCCCCCGACGATCCACCATGGCTTGCGCCAAGGTCATGTCTTGTGGCGCCGCCGTTTCAAGTCCCAACTTTGTCATTAATGCGCGCACTTGATAATTGGTCCCGTAACGTCCTGCTAAAATCGGATGCCCCCATCCATTTGCCATCCGTAAATTCGGTGTGCCCCGCTGAAATTTCGCAAAAGACTCCTGCCCCGCAAAGTACCCCGAATTTAACGCCTCCTTCACATGTGCTGGCAATTGATCATATTGAAATACTTTATCTGGAAACATTCCCAAGGCAGCCATTTTGGAAATGATCGCACCATCTGTTTGCGCAGGAGGATTATTCTTAAGCTCTGCCACGAAGGTTGCAAAAAAAACTCTGGCATCCATATTTTCAACCTGTTCCAAAATCGGCGTCCTGCTGTCGACATCAATATTGAAAGGAACGGGGCTTGCTTTGATCGCTTTTTTAGAAATTCGCGACAGTGGAGTGATCTTCATTTGATCTTGAAAAGCATAAATACCATCGTAATCCGATAGGCCATTCACTTGCACCCTTCCAACCATCCACACGGAGTTCGTCGGCGATATTATTCTTTGCATGCTCGAAGGAACGGCCCCCTTCCAATACGGACCTGTGATGATAAAGCTTTTTTTCTGACTTCCGACAGTGCGGGTGCCGGGTGCCGCAAACACTTCGCCCCAGGCACTGATTAGGGAAAACAGAACGAAACGATTTCCCGGGTGGGGCCAGCTGACGACTACAGGTTCCTTCGATACATCCAACCACGCGACACTTCCCAGTGTGTCTGTCTCAGGATAGGTTTCAGAGGAATTTTCATTCGGCAACAATCGACGATTGGCGAGTTGATTCAGCGGCGCTTTTTCCTTTCCGGGGCGTGGGACTGCCGTCATGACTTCTCGAGTTGTCGCCATAACTACCAGCGGATAGGCATAGATATAAGTTTCTGCGGCAATCCTCTTCAGAGCGCTGTCACGCGCAGGCGAAACCTCTTGCGCCTGGGACTGAGAACTTACCCAGCTCATCAGTACAGAGAACAAAAGCGTCCTCAACGTCGAAATGAATCGCATGGCTCCCTCCAGATCATCATTGTTTTAGGCTCTGCTCTGTGGTGCCTCAACACAATAAGCCTTTTGACAAAGCCAAGACCTCTGTCATACGTTAACCGCATGAAATCCATCCTAGAAGCCGATGCCGAAAAGGCTTTGGCCGAATCACAGAAAAACTTCAAACAGGACTTCTCGACGTCTCGGGGATTCTTTACCGAAGCTGACGAAATATCGTTGCGTGAAATGGCATTGGCAAAATTGGATGAAGAGCTTGCGAAAACACCTTCCCCCTGCAAAAGCGCCGATGATGTTCGTAAATCTTGGAATGCCGTGGTCACGGATTTTCATCGTAACAACTATTGGAACTTTCAACCGACGGCTGAAAAACGCCCTCGAGTTTTGACTCAAGATCAAAAAACTTTTCGCGAAATGTTTCCGTACGTGTGGGCTGTGATTCAATCCGGTATCGTGCTAAAAACTGCGGTTTACTATTTTGGAATTCGATCTTCCAGCGATCCATCTACGGAAAATCACATTTTCTTATATTTGGCTTTAGCGACTTCTGCTGGGACCTTGATCTTCTTTGCGTGGAAAAACTTCCACAAAAATTAAAGATGGTAAATATAGATCAACGCGTAGCCAATGGACTTTGACAAGTCGTTGTTGGCTTTGCCATGCTAAAGGCATGAAAAATACGGTTTTTAAATTCCTATTCAGTACATTGGTGACAATATTTATCTCTGGTTGTGCGACGTCAACGGACGAAGGCGCCGTCGGAGCAAACAGAAGGCAACTGATGCTTGTCGGTTCTGCTGAAATCAACCAAGCCGCAGCACAAAGTTACGAGCAAACGAAAAAAGAAGCCCAAGCCAAAGGGACTTTAGATAAAAACCCAGCCCAGCTAAAACGGGTGCAAACTATCGCTAATAAAATCATTCCACAGACAGGTATTTTTAGAAAAGATGCTCTGGGCTGGCAATGGGAAGTTCATATTATTACCAGTAACGATATCAATGCGTACTGCATGCCTGGTGGAAAGATTATTTTCTATACCGGCATCATTGAAAAGCTGAATATGACCGATGGTGAGATCGCAGCGGTCATGGGGCATGAGATTGCGCACGCTTTGCGTGAACATGGTCGCGAAAGATATTCAGAAGAAATCGTCAAACAAGGTCTGTTCCAGATAGGCGTTGTGACAAATGTTTTAAATCCAAATTACGTCGGGGCCCTCGACATGCTATCGAATCTGGCTGTTACACTCCCCCACGGCCGCGGCCAAGAAACAGAAGCGGACACCGTGGGTGTTGAGCTGATGGCTCGTGCGGGTTACAATCCAGAGGAAGCTCTTTCACTTTGGAAAAAGATGGGAAGCAACGGAGGCTCCAAACCGCCTGAAATTTTAAGCACTCACCCCGCGGACGGAACACGATTAAATCATATTGCATCTCTTTTGCCGAAGGTCATGCCGTTATACCAGGCTACTAAAAAATAGCTTCCCTTCGGGGGGCAAAATTAGCTTCCCTTCGGGAAGACAAAATAAAGCTTCCCGAAAGGAAGAGCATGAAAGCAGCATACATCAA is a window of Bdellovibrio sp. SKB1291214 DNA encoding:
- a CDS encoding HAMP domain-containing protein; protein product: MAIFKHRRKLIVNREVQYDALMFVGLFVTGIFVAQVIAGWVLISKLEDKAAAGEYGSMSIAEFIARHKVMFLMNEFVVVIGCLILGFYLTNRVTSRIVGPLFNIRRILNRASRQEEAAEPVQIRLREDDYFQDLAKDLNVALQKKTK
- a CDS encoding substrate-binding periplasmic protein yields the protein MLDVKKPGILLAFALFFAMPVHAKKVFRVLMEDNWPPYAYVKDGQPAGLSIDLIKAAMRIEGAEVQIQQVPYLRCMALTEPDGKEIACANTAKNEELAAKYVFPTSYLFRSRGLIVASKRKIKESIRKFKKVSDLEYKTVALPSGFTFGKEFDDNTRILRYYTVNDMTSLKLVESGRVKFAAIDEMVLYYYLNHHPELKDVIVPVIDLTNEPIYMQLSKTQPEAIELRDKFERGMTALKASPEYEQLLQKYLGKGVPVDKFK
- a CDS encoding S8 family serine peptidase; amino-acid sequence: MKNLMLIPLLILLMPQAFAARYIVMMKDQLPVFGNSPSFERDIDGTIESRLLQINSYIIHSDSEADFERLKQNPDVGYVEKDQIIPYQMEVPLYLDKSKGKSPVVEAPVAGIPWGVGAIHAQAAWPASEQGQGARVLLIDSGLDKNHPYLKDSFEKGRDFTGESDGSDITDIRGHGTHVAGIISGKQDVNGFSGVAPKAKILMARACFEKGCSTAAIVSAINWGVSQKVDVMNISISGISSTPAQDEAIKRADKAGVSVVASSGNWGSNRVFFPAALPTVIAVGAVDPRLVRATFSQYGPELSVVAPGVDVYSTFPLSRGKSYSVLFDFLNGSSVKFLASTFGGTREVRGSLKGELVDCGEGDTPGDFARKNIKGGFALVRRGSGKFMNKINNAIKAGAAAIIFVNNRPGLEVGRFTEEGKTLPISIFMIEKKNATAIQERVSRGERVLATLQAGTTGFQVMSGTSMAAPHVTGVVALMKAANKKLKSTEIKKILMRTASAPAGENSKNEYGAGLLNAENAVRAATGIRWMSEPGIMAHSDSF
- a CDS encoding Fic family protein is translated as MKSRVFTIISALSLVLASCQTPAPMVVNDPCDASRDPASERLMCAKVFENSQDLAPPITDPAAPVTFKTINKKLEWDKWIETEIDFLRFYSERSLKRGTDSNGLHGTEVWGFANYKAYVEARDILNRIPIGKLDINRSLIMKIHEAGSEGIKKEAWLMGKLMPKNMSVGNSTGFKVRQNIGGDPVFHPLKESQYEALKSNPWIKKFIELPWPLSRKEKRRGWIVYGDYRTVQSAVNELSTWYYKNKKTMDPIDLAAEFQYRFVSIHPFIDGNGRTSMLLANRILQEAGYPGVMNTFPGYDIYYDLGTWKQVFRNSVAQYGEMVRDVVISDPAVPTVNNINRDHEPRTALLPPEASNDKKSQWGELDTRLKKKFKWMNDTISAKNKFIKIGDGTYTMLTDGFFYNSMGIPHALFNRKLYPIADRTYLLYGEGGELAPHVFARRSLTLAHRKVFRDHMQYAMDLQAGKIQAKDIEVIPYDVIKNANERGDIYLHPWQVNVFENAITIKDTDPLAILAQTRGYHTDFEKSFNQRTGISMSDVVAQYQFMEMKFSKYMDYAKSVNNTNMINTIMKSREKYFEAAKSILAEGEKQIENAPASLQITIKKAPRVTFFEKYKSYTNLAFPSLKQALDARGDENIVLLRSDMGSVEKTGFISNQSYIDLAKSLPGYDSFKLWVKQMRDKVGDDKHEPKGLEAQLRKMIPGFDKLAVRINSALQNNRYDRRGVADEFAREFVDHYTHALDTPLKDHISLSTSTDLYFAYIGQGLEPNIPFLAPGLGGGIYFVRLNKSTLASTMSTPYPTEFEILSQKNISPFKIIDKVTIEHFNKEKNEKKYETINAAVDEAFYVFPE
- a CDS encoding M1 family metallopeptidase, producing MVTSKSQALQKLLLVVGLLFFLLVSLNAHSQTIQHNMNVELIPGLKSIKVVDTLRFPKDTPRKISFLLHKDLSVAVLSADDTLTVLHAASGDETFTEYGLTLGEGNEIATLAYGGVISGLISNEGAALFGETYWYPKFLGQMISFDATVKAPSSWRALMQGQVAKLEAGPDFTITRYNEIYPQQDMYLIAAAFKIYSLTANDGKLYQVFLRKDDSALAQSYLSLIPEYIRHYSEILGAYPYSSFSVVENMWESGYGMPGFTLLGPSVIRLPFILTTSLPHEILHNWWGNSVYVNYESGNWSEGLTTYMADYWQAEKSGTAREYRMNVLMNYSDFVATNPDKDFALKDFRGRHSSSTQAVGYGKTMMLFTMLEHKFGKALVDKSLSHFYSSHQFQQASFVDIQTSFEKVTGHDLSGFFAQWVNRTGAPEIALSDARVMGWTDGRYNVAFELRQLQTPVYDLDVPVVLTFENSQEIRLKIKLNSSRQPTVLMTSQRPLKISVDPDFLVFRKLYSEERPATLSQIFGSPLVHFYSERGHKGAEGFIKVWSGKIEGRTTSQYIEDGAPLSDEGALVFVGDAPAFAEFVRAQLQDQKFELTNQTITIQDQIFDLKDTSTALVMGLKGRKGQTLAWVRWSSGSDPEEWASRLTHYGTFGILAFKGRPVALKSSWPVSATPLQSEF
- a CDS encoding DUF1254 domain-containing protein, translated to MRFISTLRTLLFSVLMSWVSSQSQAQEVSPARDSALKRIAAETYIYAYPLVVMATTREVMTAVPRPGKEKAPLNQLANRRLLPNENSSETYPETDTLGSVAWLDVSKEPVVVSWPHPGNRFVLFSLISAWGEVFAAPGTRTVGSQKKSFIITGPYWKGAVPSSMQRIISPTNSVWMVGRVQVNGLSDYDGIYAFQDQMKITPLSRISKKAIKASPVPFNIDVDSRTPILEQVENMDARVFFATFVAELKNNPPAQTDGAIISKMAALGMFPDKVFQYDQLPAHVKEALNSGYFAGQESFAKFQRGTPNLRMANGWGHPILAGRYGTNYQVRALMTKLGLETAAPQDMTLAQAMVDRRGERLNGGFKYLLKFPKDKLPPVQGFWSVSLYNTRKFFVPNSLNRFALTGSEGLKKNTDGSIDIYVQAVSPGKSLESNWLPAPANEDFSLVMRMYWPRQSVLDGTWKIPALEKIPEFKNLSDNLF
- a CDS encoding endonuclease/exonuclease/phosphatase family protein encodes the protein MKWAIFAGWMLAASLSHAICIQTFNTYGPMYAPSITSRSEALSKEILSAPCDIVHFQEVWNSGQQNVLIGNLQPSFNISAPNMDLKIGLMALTKGQITHTDVFTFAVNSDGFMDSLKDVLGVKKGFMNMVVQLPGVNTPILATNVHTHPMSGSVRIAQVLDIFQWRLRNLEYPWVVTGDFNFTSDSFEWKFFKMLLGVHDVQEETVGYNGQCTFCGTQNPLSDEKGNWILDFIFVSNITKNMNWKWQLQSSQINLRGGQKSPLSDHYGLQAQVKLEQGAQQADWKTVPERAKTLQSMIMTAHKHLQAAENSDYDYYIELLEKMSAQIDRQYGPVWDYLIQYN